One genomic region from Haloprofundus salinisoli encodes:
- the argH gene encoding argininosuccinate lyase, translated as MSEESVGDVIRRDRFSGGPARDFLSSLAADERIFDADLAVDRAHVVMLAEQGIVDDEDAADILAALDAVEDAGHADLPGGEDVHEAIEAAVIQHVGEDGGKMHTARSRNDEVATCIRYRLREDVLDAVEGTLALREALRETAAEHTETVMPGYTHLQPAQPITVAHYLLSYEAAVARDTARMLDAYGRINRSPLGGAAFAGTPFDIDRERTAALLGFAAVLGNSMDASSSRDFLAETLGALATHATTISGLAEDLIIFANKRYVDLSDDYSSTSSIMPQKKNPDTLELVRGTAGDAVGGLTGLLTNLKGLPRAYNRDLQLAHPHAFRAVDAVVNATDVAAGAIATATWNADELAADAGDGFSTATGVADALAATGMPFRTAHEIVAAAAEGIDDEDDAATTAAKLDAAAEAVLGESLWTRVNRETVEAALDPAESVATRDSLGGPAASAVETQLDEAETRFDADAHSVAACRDALAEADERLRAEVTSYV; from the coding sequence ATGAGCGAGGAGTCCGTAGGCGACGTCATCCGCCGCGACCGCTTCAGCGGCGGCCCCGCCCGCGACTTCCTCTCCAGCCTCGCGGCCGACGAGCGCATCTTCGACGCCGACCTCGCTGTCGACCGCGCGCACGTCGTAATGCTCGCCGAGCAAGGCATCGTCGATGACGAAGACGCCGCCGACATCCTCGCGGCGCTCGACGCCGTCGAGGACGCGGGTCACGCCGACCTCCCCGGCGGCGAAGACGTCCACGAGGCCATCGAAGCCGCCGTCATTCAGCACGTCGGCGAAGACGGCGGAAAGATGCACACCGCCCGCAGTCGCAACGACGAGGTGGCGACCTGCATCCGCTACCGCCTGCGCGAGGACGTCCTCGACGCCGTCGAAGGGACGCTCGCGCTCCGCGAGGCGCTCCGCGAAACCGCGGCCGAGCACACCGAGACGGTGATGCCGGGTTACACGCACCTGCAACCCGCCCAGCCCATCACCGTCGCCCATTACCTGCTGTCGTACGAGGCGGCGGTCGCCCGCGACACCGCACGGATGCTCGACGCGTACGGCCGTATCAATCGCTCTCCCTTGGGCGGCGCGGCGTTCGCGGGCACGCCGTTCGACATCGACCGCGAGCGCACCGCCGCCCTGCTCGGCTTCGCCGCCGTGCTCGGCAACTCGATGGACGCCTCGTCGTCGCGGGACTTCCTCGCGGAGACGCTCGGCGCGCTCGCGACGCACGCGACGACCATCTCGGGGCTCGCGGAGGACCTCATCATCTTCGCCAACAAGCGGTACGTCGACCTCTCGGACGACTACTCCTCGACCTCCTCCATCATGCCCCAGAAGAAGAACCCCGACACGCTCGAACTCGTCCGCGGCACCGCGGGCGACGCCGTCGGCGGTCTCACCGGGCTTCTGACCAACCTCAAGGGCCTCCCCCGCGCGTACAACCGCGACCTGCAGTTGGCGCACCCGCACGCGTTCCGCGCCGTCGACGCCGTCGTCAACGCGACGGACGTCGCGGCGGGCGCGATCGCCACCGCGACGTGGAACGCGGACGAACTGGCGGCGGACGCGGGCGACGGCTTCTCGACGGCGACGGGCGTCGCCGACGCGCTGGCGGCGACGGGGATGCCGTTCCGCACGGCGCACGAGATCGTCGCCGCCGCGGCCGAGGGAATCGACGACGAGGACGATGCGGCAACTACTGCTGCAAAACTTGACGCGGCCGCAGAAGCGGTGTTAGGGGAGTCCCTCTGGACCCGCGTGAACCGCGAGACCGTCGAAGCCGCCCTCGACCCCGCCGAGAGCGTCGCCACTCGCGACTCGCTCGGCGGACCCGCGGCGTCGGCGGTCGAGACCCAACTCGACGAGGCCGAAACCCGTTTCGACGCGGACGCTCACTCCGTCGCCGCGTGCCGCGACGCGCTGGCCGAAGCCGACGAGAGACTCCGCGCGGAGGTAACGAGCTATGTCTGA
- a CDS encoding SPFH domain-containing protein, whose amino-acid sequence MASPFRELGRATARGVPKQLWTALFLVVAASVALTLVPITPATIVGLLVCSLAVATLVSAVEIVLAYEKRALTVFGEYRKLLEPGLNLVPPFVSRAHRFDMRTQTLDVPRQEAITEDNSPVTADAVVYIRVMDAKKAFLEVEDYVTATSNLAQTTLRAVLGDMELDETLSRRAEINARIREELDEPTDEWGIRVESVEVREVKPSRDVEAAMEQQTAAERRRRAMILEAQGERRSAVERAEGEKQSNIIRAQGEKQSQILEAQGEAVSTVLRARAAESMGERAIIDKGMETLSEIGAGPSTTFVLPQELTSLVGRYGKQLSGSDVRESTPQLDSQSFDAETREMLGLNDIEEILDDIGNGDREQIVEVVPEETERN is encoded by the coding sequence ATGGCAAGCCCTTTCCGCGAACTCGGGCGCGCTACGGCGAGAGGCGTCCCCAAGCAACTGTGGACCGCCCTCTTTCTCGTCGTCGCCGCGTCGGTGGCGCTCACGCTCGTCCCCATCACGCCGGCGACTATCGTCGGCTTGCTCGTGTGCTCACTGGCCGTCGCAACGCTGGTCAGCGCCGTCGAAATCGTCCTAGCGTACGAGAAACGCGCACTGACGGTGTTCGGCGAGTACCGCAAACTGCTCGAACCCGGCCTCAACCTCGTGCCGCCGTTCGTCTCGCGGGCGCATCGCTTCGACATGCGGACCCAGACGCTCGACGTTCCCCGACAGGAGGCCATCACGGAGGACAACTCGCCCGTCACGGCCGACGCCGTCGTCTACATCCGCGTGATGGACGCCAAGAAAGCCTTCTTGGAGGTCGAAGATTACGTCACCGCCACCTCGAACCTCGCGCAGACGACGCTGCGCGCCGTGCTCGGCGATATGGAACTCGACGAGACGCTGTCGCGGCGTGCCGAGATCAACGCGCGGATCCGCGAGGAGCTCGACGAGCCAACCGACGAGTGGGGCATCCGCGTCGAATCGGTCGAAGTCCGGGAGGTGAAACCCAGCAGGGACGTCGAGGCCGCGATGGAGCAACAGACCGCCGCCGAGCGTCGCCGCCGCGCGATGATTCTCGAAGCCCAAGGTGAACGGCGCAGCGCCGTCGAACGGGCGGAAGGCGAGAAGCAGTCGAACATCATCCGCGCGCAGGGTGAGAAACAGAGCCAGATTCTCGAAGCGCAGGGCGAGGCCGTCTCGACGGTGTTGCGGGCCCGCGCGGCCGAATCGATGGGCGAACGCGCCATCATCGACAAGGGGATGGAGACGCTGTCGGAGATCGGTGCGGGTCCGTCGACGACGTTCGTGCTCCCGCAGGAGCTCACCTCGCTCGTCGGCCGCTACGGCAAGCAGTTGTCGGGCAGCGACGTGCGCGAGTCGACCCCGCAGCTCGACTCGCAGTCGTTCGACGCGGAGACGCGCGAGATGCTCGGTCTCAACGACATCGAGGAGATTCTCGACGACATCGGCAACGGCGACCGCGAGCAGATCGTCGAGGTCGTCCCCGAGGAGACCGAGCGGAACTGA
- a CDS encoding DUF7554 family protein, protein MSRSRAKLDVEDLLKVVLVLVVVWLVLEIVETALGIVGGLLGPLQPLLGLIVVTLIVLWFFDRL, encoded by the coding sequence ATGAGTCGAAGCCGCGCGAAACTCGACGTCGAGGACCTCCTGAAAGTCGTCTTGGTTCTCGTCGTCGTCTGGTTAGTACTCGAAATCGTCGAGACCGCACTCGGCATCGTCGGTGGTCTGCTCGGTCCATTGCAGCCGTTGCTGGGTCTCATCGTCGTGACGCTCATCGTGCTCTGGTTCTTCGACCGGCTTTGA
- a CDS encoding ATP-dependent DNA helicase translates to MRFFPYEEPYPNQRAAMDGIANAFAREQDVLIEGAPGTGKTLSALVPALEFARENDKTVVITTNVHQQMRQFVEDARAITRTEPIRAVVFRGKASMCHIDVGYEECQSLRDTTRSVVEKEEDKQQLERRQEQLLEQSRGGDSGAAEARSAVMDELDQIGDELEDLRETNVCEHYYNNLVKDTGEFFSWLFDDVRTPDDVYEYADEHQLCGYELLKEGMEGVDLVVCNYHHLLDPMIREQFFRWLDRDPSDVITVFDEAHNIEGAARDHASRTLTENTIESALHELEESDDSRSDSAANVFEAFLGALRRTYDESFGFGEREQVGENWSDVGIANPDRRDDLTLEFLQSYEGRGIDVEVELALQLGKSLDEQYEQAYKDGETTSRKECQTLQAAAFLSSWMEDGTKLGQHPMVSVRRDGGTDEIYGRAELYTCIPRQVTESLFEEVHASVLMSATLRPFDVTEDVLGIENAVTLAYGMEYPDENRRTFAVQTPALFAKERNEESTQETIAGVLSDAIRFTPGNTLVFFPSYAEAQRYYEMLGGSGLGGASLGSLMLDEAGTRTEDLRQRFVSSENATLFTSLWGTLAEGVSFDGDDARTVLVVGVPYPHLSERMEAVQDAYDRAYADRGRDPGWRYAVEIPTIRKTRQALGRVIRSPEDFGVRALVDKRYTSASDTMGKYGVRDTFPPEERRELIDVGPEKLKFAMLNFYAGHDAYDGEPPSP, encoded by the coding sequence ATGCGGTTCTTCCCGTACGAGGAGCCCTACCCCAACCAACGAGCGGCGATGGACGGCATCGCCAACGCGTTCGCGCGCGAACAAGACGTTCTCATCGAGGGCGCACCCGGTACGGGAAAGACGCTCTCGGCGCTCGTCCCCGCGCTGGAGTTCGCCCGCGAGAACGACAAGACGGTCGTCATCACGACGAACGTCCACCAGCAGATGCGCCAGTTCGTCGAGGACGCCCGCGCCATCACCCGCACCGAGCCGATTCGGGCGGTAGTGTTCCGCGGGAAGGCGTCGATGTGCCACATCGACGTCGGGTACGAGGAGTGTCAGAGCCTCCGAGACACCACTCGGTCGGTCGTCGAGAAGGAGGAGGACAAACAGCAGCTCGAACGCCGCCAAGAGCAGTTGCTCGAACAGAGCCGCGGTGGCGACTCCGGGGCGGCGGAGGCGCGAAGCGCCGTCATGGACGAGCTCGACCAGATCGGCGACGAACTGGAGGACCTCCGCGAGACGAACGTCTGCGAACACTACTACAACAACCTCGTGAAGGACACCGGCGAGTTCTTCTCGTGGCTGTTCGACGACGTGCGCACGCCCGACGACGTGTACGAGTACGCCGACGAACACCAGCTCTGTGGCTACGAACTTCTCAAGGAGGGGATGGAGGGCGTCGATCTCGTCGTCTGCAACTACCACCACCTGCTCGACCCGATGATCCGCGAGCAGTTCTTCCGGTGGTTGGACCGCGACCCCAGCGACGTCATCACCGTCTTCGACGAGGCGCACAACATCGAGGGCGCGGCGCGCGACCACGCCAGCCGAACGCTCACCGAGAACACCATCGAGAGCGCGCTCCACGAGTTAGAAGAGAGCGACGACTCCCGGAGCGACTCCGCCGCGAACGTCTTCGAAGCCTTCCTCGGCGCGCTCCGCCGAACGTACGACGAGAGCTTCGGCTTCGGCGAGCGCGAGCAAGTGGGCGAGAACTGGTCCGACGTCGGCATCGCCAACCCGGACCGCCGCGACGACCTGACGCTCGAATTTCTGCAGAGCTACGAGGGCCGCGGCATCGACGTGGAGGTGGAACTCGCCCTTCAGCTCGGAAAGTCGCTCGACGAACAGTACGAACAGGCGTACAAAGACGGCGAGACGACGAGCCGGAAAGAGTGTCAGACCTTACAGGCGGCGGCGTTTCTCTCGTCGTGGATGGAGGACGGAACCAAACTCGGCCAGCATCCGATGGTGTCGGTCCGCCGCGACGGCGGCACCGACGAGATCTACGGCCGCGCGGAACTGTACACCTGCATTCCCCGGCAGGTGACCGAGTCGCTGTTCGAGGAGGTCCACGCGAGCGTCCTCATGAGCGCGACGCTCCGCCCCTTCGACGTCACCGAGGACGTCCTCGGTATCGAGAACGCCGTCACGCTCGCCTACGGGATGGAGTACCCAGACGAGAACCGGCGAACGTTCGCGGTGCAGACGCCCGCGCTGTTCGCAAAGGAGCGAAACGAGGAGTCGACGCAGGAGACCATCGCAGGAGTCCTCTCGGACGCGATTCGCTTCACCCCCGGCAACACGCTCGTCTTCTTCCCCTCCTACGCCGAGGCCCAGCGCTACTACGAGATGCTCGGCGGGAGCGGCCTCGGCGGCGCGTCGCTGGGCTCGCTCATGCTCGACGAGGCGGGCACGCGCACCGAGGACCTCCGCCAGCGGTTCGTGTCGAGCGAGAACGCGACGCTGTTCACCTCGCTGTGGGGGACGCTCGCCGAAGGCGTGAGCTTCGACGGCGACGACGCCCGGACCGTGCTCGTCGTCGGCGTCCCCTACCCGCATCTCTCCGAACGGATGGAGGCGGTGCAGGACGCCTACGACCGCGCGTACGCCGACAGAGGGAGAGACCCCGGCTGGCGCTACGCCGTCGAGATTCCGACGATTCGCAAGACGCGACAGGCGCTCGGCCGGGTCATCCGCTCGCCGGAGGATTTCGGCGTGCGCGCGCTCGTCGACAAACGCTACACCTCCGCGAGCGACACGATGGGCAAGTACGGCGTCCGCGACACGTTCCCGCCGGAGGAGCGGCGGGAACTCATCGACGTCGGCCCCGAGAAACTGAAGTTCGCGATGCTGAACTTCTACGCCGGCCACGACGCCTACGACGGCGAGCCACCGAGCCCCTAA
- the lysX gene encoding lysine biosynthesis protein LysX → MKIGMLYSRIRRDEKLLLSELRERGHDVTKIDVRKHQFGLHDTTAPVDDLDIVVDRCLATSRSLYATRFIESYGVPVVNSPETAEICADKAKNSLALAEAGVPTPETKVAFTKESAMEAIEAFGYPCVLKPVVGSWGRLMAKIDSRSAAEAILEHKATLGHYEHKVFYVQEFVEKPGRDIRVVATDGEPVAAMTRTSEHWLTNAAKGGVTENFEWDDEALELVQKASDAVGGGLLGVDLMETGESYTVHEVNHTVEFKALNEASDVDVPAAVVDWLEAKAAEKTAAEAVA, encoded by the coding sequence GTGAAAATAGGAATGCTGTACTCCCGAATCCGCAGGGACGAGAAGCTCCTCCTCTCGGAGCTTCGCGAGCGCGGCCACGACGTCACCAAGATCGACGTCCGCAAGCACCAGTTCGGACTCCACGACACGACCGCGCCCGTCGACGACCTCGATATCGTCGTCGACCGCTGTCTCGCCACCTCGCGTTCGCTGTACGCGACACGCTTCATCGAGAGCTACGGCGTGCCCGTCGTCAACAGTCCCGAGACGGCCGAAATCTGCGCCGACAAGGCGAAAAACAGCCTCGCGCTCGCGGAGGCGGGCGTCCCCACCCCCGAGACGAAAGTCGCGTTCACGAAGGAGAGCGCGATGGAGGCCATCGAGGCGTTCGGCTACCCCTGCGTCCTCAAACCCGTCGTCGGGTCGTGGGGTCGCCTGATGGCGAAGATCGACTCCAGAAGCGCCGCCGAAGCGATTCTAGAGCACAAAGCCACCTTGGGCCACTACGAGCACAAGGTGTTCTACGTCCAGGAGTTCGTCGAGAAGCCCGGCCGCGACATCCGCGTGGTGGCGACCGACGGCGAACCCGTCGCCGCGATGACTCGCACCTCCGAGCACTGGCTCACCAACGCCGCGAAAGGCGGCGTCACTGAGAACTTCGAGTGGGACGACGAAGCGCTCGAACTCGTTCAGAAAGCCAGCGACGCCGTCGGCGGCGGGCTGCTCGGCGTCGACCTGATGGAGACGGGCGAGAGCTACACCGTCCACGAGGTGAACCACACCGTCGAGTTCAAGGCGCTGAACGAGGCGTCCGACGTCGACGTTCCGGCCGCCGTTGTCGACTGGCTGGAGGCGAAAGCGGCCGAGAAGACGGCCGCGGAGGCGGTCGCGTGA
- a CDS encoding 2'-5' RNA ligase family protein — MSYSLNVPVPGTVERLADELYPQLTAFDTVRNRHTLVVKRFENQPYDRLREALRLPLANEPTFEARIAGVDTFERPTRGDGPVVYLAVDSSGLLALHDRLVDRFGEIEGLEGDDYVPHVTLARGGSPSAVDALRDAEFDPVAWTVSELDVWSAEYREVVGTIPLRG; from the coding sequence GTGAGCTACAGCCTCAACGTTCCCGTCCCGGGGACCGTCGAGCGCTTGGCCGACGAACTCTACCCGCAGTTGACCGCGTTCGATACGGTACGGAACCGCCACACGCTCGTCGTCAAACGCTTCGAGAACCAGCCGTACGACCGCCTCCGCGAGGCGCTTCGTCTCCCGCTGGCGAACGAACCGACGTTCGAGGCGCGAATCGCGGGCGTCGATACGTTCGAACGACCGACCCGCGGCGACGGCCCCGTCGTCTACCTTGCCGTCGACAGTTCCGGCCTCCTGGCGCTTCACGACAGACTCGTCGATAGATTCGGCGAAATCGAGGGACTCGAAGGCGACGACTACGTCCCACACGTGACGCTCGCTCGCGGCGGTTCTCCGTCCGCCGTCGACGCGCTCCGCGACGCCGAGTTCGACCCGGTGGCGTGGACCGTCTCCGAACTCGACGTCTGGAGTGCGGAGTACAGAGAAGTCGTCGGAACGATTCCGCTTCGGGGGTAA
- a CDS encoding argininosuccinate synthase, with amino-acid sequence MTRVALAFSGGLDTTVCVPLLEEEYGYDDVIGVTVDVGQPEEEFEEAEETAEALDLEHYIVDARAEFAEQCLDSVRANATYQGYPLGTALARPVIAEAILDVAKEHGCEGIAHGCTGKGNDQLRFEAVWRASDLEVIAPVRELGLTREWEMEYAAEKELPVEGGNEGVWSIDTNLWSRSIEGGQLEDPGYVPPEEIYEWTDAPGSETELVEIEFENGYPVAVDGAEMEPLALIEHLNDLAGAYGVGRTDMMEDRMLGLKVRENYEHPAATVLLTAHEALEQLVLTKEERDFKTTVDNEWAQKGYEGLVDAPLMESLNAYIDQSQGTVTGTVTVKLQGGQARPVARESQFAVYSESAASFNTETVDGIEQGDATGVAKYHGFQSRLANEVAENVEKPELAADGGSGSESTGPSSQAQYSDGGSESEEDE; translated from the coding sequence ATGACACGCGTGGCACTCGCGTTTAGCGGCGGACTCGACACGACAGTCTGCGTCCCGCTCCTCGAAGAGGAGTACGGGTACGACGATGTAATCGGCGTCACGGTCGACGTCGGACAGCCGGAAGAGGAGTTCGAGGAGGCCGAGGAGACGGCCGAGGCGTTGGACCTCGAACACTACATCGTCGACGCGCGAGCCGAGTTCGCCGAACAGTGCCTCGACTCCGTCCGCGCGAATGCGACGTACCAGGGCTACCCCCTCGGGACGGCGCTCGCGCGCCCGGTCATCGCCGAGGCCATCCTCGACGTGGCGAAGGAGCACGGCTGCGAGGGTATCGCCCACGGCTGCACCGGCAAAGGAAACGACCAACTGCGCTTCGAGGCGGTCTGGCGCGCCTCCGACCTCGAAGTCATCGCCCCCGTGCGCGAACTCGGTCTCACCCGCGAGTGGGAGATGGAGTACGCCGCCGAGAAGGAACTGCCCGTCGAGGGCGGCAACGAGGGCGTCTGGTCCATCGACACCAACCTCTGGAGCCGCTCCATCGAGGGCGGCCAACTCGAAGACCCCGGCTACGTCCCGCCGGAGGAGATCTACGAGTGGACCGACGCGCCCGGGAGCGAGACGGAACTCGTCGAAATCGAGTTCGAGAACGGCTATCCGGTCGCCGTCGACGGCGCGGAGATGGAGCCGCTGGCGCTCATCGAACATCTCAACGACCTCGCGGGCGCGTACGGCGTCGGTCGCACCGACATGATGGAAGACCGCATGCTCGGTCTGAAGGTGCGCGAGAACTACGAACACCCCGCAGCGACGGTGCTGCTCACCGCCCACGAGGCGCTCGAACAGCTCGTCCTCACCAAGGAGGAGCGCGACTTCAAGACGACAGTCGACAACGAGTGGGCCCAGAAGGGCTACGAGGGCCTCGTCGACGCGCCGCTGATGGAGTCGCTGAACGCTTACATCGACCAGAGCCAAGGAACCGTAACCGGCACGGTGACGGTCAAACTCCAGGGTGGCCAAGCCCGCCCGGTCGCCCGCGAGAGCCAATTTGCGGTTTACTCCGAGTCGGCCGCCTCGTTCAACACCGAGACGGTCGACGGCATCGAGCAGGGCGACGCGACGGGCGTCGCCAAGTACCACGGTTTCCAGTCGCGCCTCGCCAACGAAGTGGCGGAGAACGTCGAGAAACCCGAACTCGCCGCCGACGGTGGGTCCGGGAGCGAATCGACCGGACCCTCGTCGCAAGCGCAGTACAGCGACGGCGGGTCCGAGAGCGAAGAGGACGAATAA
- the lysW gene encoding lysine biosynthesis protein LysW: MTEAECAECGTTLDLADDLETGEIIDCGTCGAELEVIDVNPPVLERAPELEEDWGE; encoded by the coding sequence ATGACCGAAGCAGAATGCGCCGAGTGCGGGACCACGCTGGACCTCGCCGACGACCTCGAAACCGGAGAGATAATCGACTGCGGCACCTGCGGTGCGGAGCTCGAAGTCATCGACGTCAACCCGCCGGTCCTCGAACGAGCCCCCGAGCTCGAAGAGGACTGGGGGGAGTAA
- a CDS encoding cytochrome P450 — protein sequence MRARPPGPRGVPLFGSSQQYARDPFSFLTACADAYGDVVRFDLGPLETYMLTNPGDIETVLVSEAERYRKPRFQDDAIGDLLGEGLLLSEGETWREQRELAQPAFNMHRIASLDETMTDYTEAMLDEWRDGETFDAQIEMARLTVKIIVEAMFGSTAGDERVQRVQEHLEPLGARFEPDPRRFLIPDWAPTRENREYRGAIEVLESIIDDIVGDRRGTENDPSRMDLLSILMRAQARGKQTDQQLRDEMMTMLLAGHDTTALTLTYTWYLLSQHPEVEEKVHAELDELLGGDAPTARDARRLRYTEQVLQETMRLYPPVYTLFREPLVDVKLGGYRVPEGSAVMLPQWAVHRSSRYYDDPLEFDPDRWTPVERSKRPRLSYFPFGAGPRHCIGKQFSMLEAKLILGTVAQKYSLEYVGEDDPLTLRGSLTMHPRNPMEMRLHAREN from the coding sequence ATGCGAGCGCGACCCCCGGGTCCCCGCGGTGTCCCGCTGTTCGGCAGTAGTCAGCAGTACGCGAGAGACCCCTTCAGTTTCCTCACCGCCTGCGCCGACGCCTACGGCGACGTGGTCCGCTTCGACCTCGGGCCGCTGGAGACGTACATGCTCACCAACCCCGGGGACATCGAGACGGTGCTTGTGAGCGAAGCCGAGAGATACCGAAAACCTCGGTTTCAGGACGACGCCATCGGCGACCTGCTCGGCGAGGGCTTACTCCTGAGCGAGGGCGAGACATGGCGCGAACAGCGCGAGTTGGCCCAACCGGCGTTCAACATGCATCGCATCGCCTCGCTCGACGAGACGATGACCGACTACACCGAGGCGATGCTCGACGAGTGGCGCGACGGCGAGACGTTCGACGCCCAGATAGAGATGGCGCGGCTGACGGTGAAAATCATCGTCGAGGCGATGTTCGGGTCGACGGCGGGCGACGAGCGCGTCCAGCGGGTACAGGAACACCTCGAACCGCTCGGCGCGCGTTTCGAACCGGACCCGCGGCGTTTCCTCATCCCCGACTGGGCACCGACCCGCGAGAACCGCGAGTACCGCGGGGCCATCGAGGTGCTCGAATCCATCATCGACGACATCGTCGGCGACCGCCGCGGGACCGAGAACGACCCCTCGCGGATGGACCTCCTCTCGATTCTCATGCGCGCGCAGGCGCGCGGCAAGCAGACCGACCAGCAGCTGCGCGACGAGATGATGACGATGCTGTTGGCGGGCCACGACACCACCGCGCTGACGCTCACGTACACGTGGTATCTGCTCTCGCAGCATCCCGAAGTAGAGGAGAAGGTCCACGCCGAACTCGACGAGCTACTCGGCGGCGATGCGCCGACCGCGCGGGACGCCCGGAGACTGCGATACACAGAACAGGTACTGCAGGAAACGATGCGCCTCTACCCGCCGGTGTACACGCTGTTCCGCGAGCCGCTCGTGGACGTGAAGCTCGGCGGCTACAGAGTCCCGGAAGGGTCGGCGGTGATGCTGCCGCAGTGGGCCGTCCACCGCTCGTCGAGATACTACGACGACCCGCTGGAGTTCGACCCCGACCGCTGGACGCCCGTCGAGCGCTCGAAGCGCCCGCGGCTCTCGTACTTCCCGTTCGGGGCCGGCCCGCGCCACTGCATCGGCAAGCAGTTCTCGATGCTCGAAGCCAAACTCATTCTCGGCACCGTCGCCCAGAAGTACTCGCTGGAGTACGTCGGCGAGGACGACCCGCTCACGCTTCGCGGGTCGCTGACGATGCATCCGCGGAACCCGATGGAGATGCGACTGCACGCGCGAGAGAACTAA
- a CDS encoding twin-arginine translocation signal domain-containing protein — protein MTTPTSSRRTFLRRVGAAGALGVATVGCLGRAPPVVVATASESTSLAADSGVLGERAFAGYVSQMARRYGDSGVWGTDEPPSPTEADFENARRLSLRAALDGDEYAVADAAVARYGLRRFDTDGRRHVAYWLWCAARPLTDSVWLDAVGRSIGIALTSFEVGVDLDSAADLFDSAPTARVSGPQAVSVATAGESDGGAVFGVDFPLRDGRLRPRVADVTDGGNGRDSYRIGWRGRFGGVQSVNGLCVVGESVSGPDPTTDWHVSLSAAGWV, from the coding sequence ATGACGACACCGACCAGCTCGCGCCGGACGTTTCTCCGCCGCGTCGGCGCGGCGGGAGCGCTCGGCGTCGCGACGGTCGGCTGTCTCGGTCGTGCGCCGCCGGTCGTCGTCGCCACCGCGAGCGAGTCGACCTCGCTCGCGGCCGACTCGGGAGTTCTCGGCGAGCGCGCGTTCGCCGGCTACGTCTCCCAGATGGCCCGTCGATACGGCGACAGCGGTGTTTGGGGCACCGACGAGCCTCCCTCCCCGACCGAGGCGGATTTCGAGAACGCGCGACGGCTCTCGCTTCGGGCCGCCCTCGACGGCGACGAGTACGCCGTCGCCGACGCCGCCGTCGCCCGTTACGGCCTCCGGCGCTTCGACACCGACGGCCGTCGCCACGTCGCCTACTGGCTCTGGTGCGCGGCCAGACCGCTGACCGACTCGGTGTGGCTCGACGCAGTCGGCCGCTCCATCGGTATCGCACTCACGAGCTTCGAGGTGGGAGTCGACCTCGATTCCGCCGCCGACCTGTTCGACTCCGCGCCGACCGCACGGGTGAGCGGTCCGCAGGCGGTGTCGGTTGCGACGGCGGGCGAGAGCGACGGGGGCGCGGTGTTCGGCGTCGACTTCCCGCTCCGCGACGGTCGGCTTCGGCCCCGCGTCGCCGACGTCACGGACGGCGGAAACGGACGCGACAGCTACCGAATCGGCTGGCGCGGTCGGTTCGGCGGCGTCCAGTCGGTGAACGGCCTCTGCGTCGTCGGCGAGTCGGTGTCCGGCCCCGACCCCACTACCGACTGGCACGTGTCGCTCTCGGCGGCGGGGTGGGTCTGA